Proteins encoded by one window of Aphis gossypii isolate Hap1 chromosome X, ASM2018417v2, whole genome shotgun sequence:
- the LOC126552533 gene encoding uncharacterized protein LOC126552533 → MGHMKIVSKEENQPSVAFYLPHHPVIKLSSLTTKLRVVFDASAKSTSNLSLNDVLLCGPTVQDDLVTILMRFRKHQLVITADVEKMFRQIRVAEEDLDWQRIVWRSQPDKALQLYRLTTVTYGTTSASFMATNCLILLSEESKQKYPEASRVIRHDFYMDDLMTGASTVDEYCHLQKQINSILESIGEDGVIKSLGLSWKPALDAFQFIVERKAFLAKSTKRTLLADLNRIFDPLGFLAPVLVRGKIFLQQLWQLKIEWDQQLPEELSNRWYTFYQEFNDLSYLPIPRKCIPYQSVEVEIHRFCDASEEAYGSAIYVQSKDMTGCWHSRLLCSRTCVAPLKGSTIPRLELGGALTLAQLSIKVSEALEMEVKKFYLWTYSMVVLGWLNSQACRLKTFLANRVEEILETTQPEQWRHVVTSENPADILSRGTTPNNLQNMNLW, encoded by the exons atggggCATATGAAAATAGTAAGCAAGGAAGAGAACCAGCCAAGTGTCGCATTTTATCTGCCACATCATCCAGTGATAAAGTTATCAAGTCTTACAACTAAGTTGCGGGTTGTATTCGATGCATCTGCCAAAAGTACTTCAAACTTATCATTGAACGATGTGCTTCTGTGTGGTCCAACTGTTCAAGATGATTTAGTTACAATATTGATGCGATTTCGTAAGCATCAACTTGTCATAACAGCAGACGTGGAGAAGATGTTCAGACAAATAAGGGTAGCTGAAGAAGACCTAGACTGGCAAAGGATAGTCTGGAGATCGCAGCCAGATAAAGCATTACAATTGTATCGACTTACAACCGTAACATATGGCACAACTTCAGCTTCATTTATGGCAACTAATTGTCTTATCTTACTGTCCGAAGAATCAAAACAGAAATATCCAGAAGCGTCAAGGGTCATACGCCATGATTTCTATATGGATGATTTAATGACCGGTGCTAGTACAGTTGATGAGTACTGCCATTTACAGAAGCAAATCAACTCCATTCTAGAATCG ATTGGTGAAGATGGTGTAATCAAATCATTGGGGCTTAGTTGGAAGCCAGCTTTGGACGCATTTCAATTCATAGTAGAGCGGAAAGCGTTTTTGGCTAAGTCGACAAAAAGAACGCTATTAGCTGATCTAAATAGAATCTTTGACCCTCTAGGGTTCCTGGCACCTGTACTGGTAAGAGGAAAAATATTCTTGCAGCAGCTTTGGCAGTTGAAAATAGAATGGGACCAACAGCTGCCAGAGGAATTGTCAAATAGATGGTATACATTTTACCAAGAGTTCAATGATCTAAGTTATCTACCTATTCCGAGAAAGTGTATACCGTACCAATCTGTGGAAGTGGAAATCCACAGGTTCTGCGACGCATCGGAAGAAGCCTATGGATCTGCAATCTACGTACAAAGTAAAGATATGACGGGCTGCTGGCACTCCCGATTACTTTGTTCGAGGACATGCGTCGCGCCATTAAAAGGCTCGACAATACCAAGACTTGAGCTGGGGGGAGCATTAACACTCGCTCAGCTATCGATAAAGGTGTCCGAGGCCTTAGAGATGgaagttaaaaaattctacTTATGGACGTATTCCATGGTAGTGCTTGGTTGGCTAAATTCACAAGCTTGTAGATTAAAAACATTCTTGGCCAACCGGGTAGAAGAGATTCTAGAAACTACGCAGCCAGAGCAATGGAGGCATGTCGTAACAAGCGAAAATCCAGCTGATATTCTTTCTCGAGGAACAACGCCGAATAATCTTCAGAACATGAACCTATGGTGA